A stretch of the Paenibacillus dendritiformis genome encodes the following:
- a CDS encoding undecaprenyldiphospho-muramoylpentapeptide beta-N-acetylglucosaminyltransferase produces the protein MKNNKIVLTGGGSAGHVSVNAALIPKLLERNWDIHYIGSHEGIEREIMSAFSGVTYHGISTGKLRRYADWNNVKDPFKVLKGCGQAYALLRRIGPRIIFSKGGFVSVPVVAAGWMRRVPAVIHESDMTPGLANRIATPFATRICATFPETLQHIHSGKAEYVGAIVREELRQGDAAVGRRHCGFPAGKKVLLVMGGSLGARSINEAIRANLRALLATFRIVHICGAGQVDEALQLPGYKQFEFVHEELPHLMAMSDIVISRAGSNAIFEFLSLRKPMLLIPLPKGSSRGDQILNARSFADRGFAEVLDDADVPSDAFLRMIHMLAEKREEYVRRMESHSGDAIGTTWKLADMIERYAKR, from the coding sequence ATGAAAAATAATAAGATCGTCCTTACCGGAGGAGGCTCGGCAGGGCACGTAAGCGTCAATGCCGCCTTGATTCCGAAGCTGCTGGAGCGGAATTGGGATATTCACTATATCGGGTCGCATGAAGGAATCGAGCGGGAGATTATGTCCGCCTTCTCCGGAGTGACCTATCACGGCATATCGACCGGAAAGCTAAGGCGGTATGCGGATTGGAACAATGTGAAGGATCCGTTCAAGGTCTTAAAAGGCTGTGGCCAAGCCTATGCGTTATTGAGGCGCATTGGGCCCCGGATCATTTTCTCCAAGGGAGGATTCGTGTCGGTGCCGGTCGTAGCGGCGGGATGGATGCGGCGCGTTCCGGCCGTCATCCACGAGTCGGATATGACGCCGGGCTTGGCGAACCGTATCGCCACTCCGTTCGCTACCCGGATCTGCGCGACATTCCCGGAGACGCTTCAGCATATCCACAGCGGCAAAGCGGAATACGTCGGCGCAATCGTCCGCGAGGAGCTTCGGCAGGGCGATGCCGCTGTCGGGCGGCGGCATTGCGGATTCCCGGCGGGCAAGAAGGTCCTGCTCGTCATGGGCGGCAGCTTGGGCGCCAGGAGCATCAACGAGGCGATCCGGGCCAACCTGCGTGCTTTGCTCGCCACCTTCCGGATCGTGCATATTTGCGGCGCGGGCCAGGTGGACGAAGCTCTGCAGCTGCCGGGCTATAAGCAATTCGAATTCGTCCATGAGGAGCTGCCTCATCTGATGGCGATGTCCGATATCGTCATCTCCAGGGCCGGATCGAACGCGATTTTTGAATTCCTGTCGCTCCGCAAGCCGATGCTGCTGATTCCGCTGCCGAAGGGTTCGAGCCGCGGGGATCAAATCCTGAACGCCCGATCGTTCGCGGACCGAGGCTTTGCCGAGGTGCTGGACGATGCGGACGTGCCGTCGGACGCCTTCCTGCGCATGATTCATATGCTCGCGGAAAAGCGGGAGGAGTACGTGCGGCGGATGGAGTCGCACTCCGGCGATGCGATCGGCACGACATGGAAGCTGGCGGACATGATCGAACGATATGCCAAGCGGTAG
- a CDS encoding DUF6886 family protein — protein sequence MKRFVPRENPNREGFPPVVWAIDEEHQFTYFFPRNCPRSVVRAAPDMSEEARERFFGQSLADTLITIESRWYARVRDCTIYRYAFEEDLFEPMMRRRGIIFPPGLTFPWRLILRSSFQSFGIHRFHQAVKP from the coding sequence ATTAAGCGGTTCGTCCCAAGGGAGAACCCGAATCGCGAAGGCTTTCCTCCGGTCGTATGGGCGATTGATGAGGAACATCAATTTACGTATTTTTTTCCGAGGAACTGTCCCCGGAGTGTCGTCAGGGCTGCACCGGACATGAGCGAGGAAGCCCGGGAACGGTTTTTCGGTCAGTCGTTGGCCGATACGCTAATTACGATCGAGAGCCGATGGTACGCCCGCGTCAGGGACTGTACAATATACCGCTATGCATTCGAGGAAGACCTGTTCGAGCCTATGATGCGACGGCGGGGTATTATATTTCCTCCCGGACTAACATTCCCGTGGCGGTTAATCCTTCGTTCCTCCTTCCAGAGCTTCGGGATTCACCGCTTCCATCAGGCCGTCAAGCCGTGA
- a CDS encoding response regulator transcription factor — translation MTATILVVDDDSEIRDVIHVYLRNEGYQVREASDGAEALERLKSEPINVVILDVMMPNMDGIRTCMKIREASSVPIIMLSAKVEDIDKINGLTTGADDYVAKPFNPLELMARVKAQLRRQKYAKSQAPNEEIIRIGDLVIDRVHHEVTVRERAVSLTPIEFSILELLAKHRGQVFHADRIYERVWKEPAGYSDNTVMVHIRNLREKLELNPRSPQYIKTVWGVGYKIDK, via the coding sequence ATGACGGCGACGATATTAGTCGTGGATGATGATTCGGAGATTCGGGATGTCATCCATGTATATTTGCGGAATGAAGGTTATCAAGTTCGTGAAGCTTCCGACGGCGCGGAAGCGCTGGAACGCTTGAAAAGCGAACCGATTAACGTCGTTATTCTGGATGTGATGATGCCGAATATGGACGGGATTCGGACCTGTATGAAAATAAGGGAAGCTTCAAGTGTTCCGATCATCATGCTGTCCGCCAAGGTAGAGGATATCGACAAAATCAACGGACTAACGACCGGAGCCGATGATTATGTGGCGAAGCCATTCAATCCTCTGGAGTTGATGGCCCGGGTGAAAGCCCAGCTGCGCCGCCAGAAGTACGCAAAATCCCAGGCGCCGAACGAGGAGATTATCCGTATCGGCGATCTCGTCATCGATCGGGTTCATCACGAGGTTACGGTGCGGGAGCGCGCGGTCAGCTTGACACCGATTGAATTCTCGATCCTGGAGCTGCTGGCGAAGCATCGCGGCCAAGTGTTCCATGCCGATCGCATCTATGAGCGCGTATGGAAGGAGCCTGCGGGGTATTCGGACAACACGGTCATGGTGCATATCCGCAATCTGCGGGAGAAGCTCGAACTGAACCCGCGGAGCCCGCAATATATTAAGACCGTCTGGGGAGTAGGTTATAAAATTGATAAATAA
- a CDS encoding DUF1572 family protein → MPQDSKESVAQHYLRVVIDKFTSLKADAERAMTQLREQDIHWAMNEDSNCVAVIVQHMSGNMISRWTDFLTSDGEKPDRNRDDEFIDSIRSTEDLLRVWKQGWDVFLHALRSLTADDLLATVTIRNEPHSVLEAIERQMSHYSYHVGQIVYVAKQIRSEEWTTLSIPRKK, encoded by the coding sequence ATGCCGCAAGATTCGAAGGAGAGCGTGGCTCAGCATTATTTGCGGGTCGTCATCGACAAATTCACGAGCCTGAAAGCGGACGCCGAGCGGGCAATGACTCAGCTTCGGGAGCAGGATATCCATTGGGCGATGAACGAGGACTCGAACTGCGTCGCCGTTATCGTCCAGCATATGAGCGGCAATATGATATCCCGCTGGACCGATTTCCTGACGAGCGACGGCGAGAAGCCGGATCGCAACCGCGACGATGAATTCATCGATTCGATTCGTTCCACAGAAGATCTGCTGCGGGTATGGAAGCAGGGCTGGGATGTATTTCTTCATGCGCTCCGCTCCCTGACTGCGGATGATCTGTTGGCGACGGTCACGATCCGGAACGAGCCCCATTCCGTTCTCGAAGCGATCGAGCGCCAGATGTCGCATTATTCGTATCATGTCGGCCAGATCGTCTATGTGGCGAAGCAGATTCGCTCCGAGGAATGGACTACCTTATCGATTCCCCGCAAAAAATAA
- a CDS encoding class I SAM-dependent methyltransferase gives MLTSLEQIRVYREGHDEPGLLADNRWLQYIVTAEERIVNLERIQSLQQLANSNPVLDYVERTLKVLDELPLSFWIKETIEEVLKWSETAKGGSVRQRIAWQEQGISLFAHNVGSAQLYGQHTRNQRQERVLLTHTLIFTHGLIGQYLRGEVPLAENAPLYHLIERGIVSAQEMRDLLLPLNQCVIGAVSPELWHALKADTELVIDQIVSGRFADGFALPNRIRRLRAMSDRRGENTEAELRKLTEQPLALDSLQTLETKTLWYVEAALHECTFEEFVKIFLLTLAAPEMGAHIRHISFERLMNGMYYDFRGRKRLNVYKKRMIEQALRSLTYDGIANGAKPDSPHLELRIERAGGMTDSVCVNFVFSPAAEKLIEFCIEAEKTPLYERAILMLYDLFELRRDAYDRFHNEEAYLSDMNGSADYKQIILDYVTGSRVIDIGPGGGVMLDLLEERMPEAEAIGIDISQNVVESLERKKQLENRRWHVMKGDALDLKRYVAPQSINTVIFSSILHEMYSYIEYEGERFNPRTVAAALRSAFDVLAPGGRIIIRDGIMSEPEDEMRMIRFRNADGMPWLERYAKDFAGRRISFERLSPFEAKLPINDAMEFLYTYTWGPEAYVHEVQEQFGYFTPTQYAEFIQRTLGERAAILRCDHYLQDGYTEALAPKISLFNERGEPVRLPDSTCLIVIEKK, from the coding sequence ATGCTGACATCATTAGAACAAATCCGCGTGTACAGGGAAGGACACGACGAGCCGGGGCTGCTCGCGGACAATCGCTGGCTGCAATATATCGTTACGGCCGAGGAGCGCATCGTCAATCTGGAGCGGATCCAGTCGCTGCAGCAGCTGGCGAACTCCAATCCGGTGCTGGATTACGTGGAGCGCACCTTGAAGGTGCTGGATGAGCTGCCGCTGTCGTTCTGGATTAAGGAGACCATCGAAGAGGTGCTGAAATGGTCGGAAACGGCCAAGGGAGGAAGCGTCCGCCAACGCATCGCCTGGCAGGAACAGGGGATTTCCTTGTTCGCCCATAATGTCGGCTCGGCGCAGCTCTACGGGCAGCATACCCGGAATCAGCGGCAGGAACGCGTGCTGCTTACCCACACGCTCATTTTTACGCATGGTCTGATCGGCCAATATTTGCGCGGCGAAGTTCCGCTGGCGGAGAATGCCCCGCTCTATCATCTCATCGAGCGGGGCATCGTCTCCGCGCAGGAAATGCGGGATCTGCTCCTGCCATTGAACCAGTGCGTTATCGGGGCGGTATCCCCGGAGCTGTGGCATGCGCTGAAGGCCGATACCGAGCTGGTCATCGACCAGATCGTAAGCGGGCGCTTCGCGGATGGATTCGCCCTTCCGAATCGCATACGCCGGCTGCGGGCGATGTCCGATCGGCGCGGCGAGAACACGGAAGCGGAGCTGAGGAAGCTAACGGAACAGCCGCTGGCGCTCGATTCGCTCCAGACGTTGGAGACGAAGACGCTCTGGTATGTGGAAGCCGCGCTCCATGAATGCACGTTCGAGGAATTCGTGAAGATTTTCTTATTAACGCTGGCCGCTCCGGAGATGGGCGCCCACATCCGGCATATCAGCTTCGAGCGCCTAATGAATGGCATGTATTATGATTTCCGGGGCCGGAAGCGATTGAACGTCTATAAAAAGCGGATGATCGAGCAGGCGCTTCGCTCCTTGACTTACGACGGCATCGCGAACGGAGCGAAGCCGGACAGCCCGCATCTGGAATTGCGCATCGAGCGGGCCGGCGGAATGACCGACAGCGTCTGCGTGAATTTCGTCTTCTCCCCTGCCGCGGAGAAGCTGATTGAGTTCTGCATCGAGGCCGAGAAGACGCCCCTCTACGAGCGGGCCATTCTGATGCTGTACGATCTGTTCGAGCTGCGGCGCGACGCCTATGACCGCTTCCATAACGAGGAGGCGTATCTGTCGGATATGAACGGGTCGGCCGATTACAAGCAAATCATTCTCGACTATGTAACGGGTTCGCGCGTCATCGATATCGGTCCCGGCGGCGGCGTCATGCTCGACCTGCTTGAAGAGCGGATGCCGGAAGCGGAAGCTATCGGCATCGATATTTCCCAAAATGTCGTTGAATCGCTGGAACGGAAAAAGCAGTTGGAGAACCGGCGCTGGCACGTCATGAAGGGCGATGCCCTCGATCTGAAGCGGTACGTGGCTCCGCAGAGCATCAATACGGTTATTTTCTCTTCGATTCTGCATGAGATGTATTCTTATATTGAATACGAAGGAGAGCGGTTCAACCCAAGGACGGTCGCCGCCGCCCTGCGCAGCGCGTTCGATGTGCTCGCCCCGGGCGGGCGCATCATCATTCGCGACGGCATTATGAGCGAGCCGGAAGACGAGATGCGGATGATTCGCTTCCGGAACGCGGACGGCATGCCGTGGCTGGAGCGGTATGCCAAGGACTTTGCCGGGCGGCGCATCTCGTTCGAGCGCCTGTCCCCGTTCGAGGCGAAGCTGCCGATTAATGATGCGATGGAATTTCTGTACACCTACACCTGGGGTCCTGAAGCGTACGTACACGAGGTGCAGGAGCAGTTCGGCTATTTCACGCCGACGCAGTATGCGGAGTTCATTCAGCGCACCCTTGGCGAACGCGCGGCGATTCTCCGCTGCGATCATTATTTACAGGACGGATACACCGAGGCGCTGGCGCCGAAAATCAGCTTGTTCAATGAACGCGGGGAGCCTGTCCGCCTGCCGGACAGCACCTGCTTGATCGTGATAGAGAAGAAGTAG
- a CDS encoding NUDIX domain-containing protein, whose amino-acid sequence MTKSKIIVTAGAIIRDRAGRVLLQKRSDYGNWGLPGGGMEPGEAIEDTMIREVYEETGLVVEQYELYSIYSGERMHYTYPDGNEVVFVMFLFNAAVNLEGMLEEDGKTLRFRDEAGESAALEFKRLDQIDTSQISTVQRPVFEDLLLKKSILLRK is encoded by the coding sequence GTGACAAAAAGCAAAATCATCGTGACCGCGGGAGCGATCATCCGCGATCGTGCCGGCAGAGTGCTGCTGCAGAAACGATCGGATTACGGCAACTGGGGGCTGCCTGGAGGCGGCATGGAGCCGGGAGAAGCGATCGAGGACACCATGATTCGGGAAGTATATGAAGAGACCGGGCTTGTCGTCGAGCAGTATGAGCTGTACTCGATCTATAGCGGAGAACGGATGCATTATACATACCCGGACGGCAATGAAGTCGTGTTCGTCATGTTCCTGTTCAACGCGGCGGTGAATCTGGAAGGGATGCTGGAGGAAGACGGCAAGACGCTGCGCTTTCGGGACGAGGCGGGGGAATCGGCGGCGCTGGAATTCAAGCGTCTGGATCAGATCGACACCTCGCAGATCAGTACCGTTCAGCGGCCTGTCTTCGAGGACTTGCTGCTGAAGAAGAGCATACTGCTTCGAAAATGA
- a CDS encoding DUF5316 family protein has translation MKYFGLACIISLVITGLAYTKGGWELAAEANAWPGGILLILAAILSGVLISGDRSRANFHSSSREEVRARTRWSGIAFVCSIPFLVVTVVYFITK, from the coding sequence ATGAAATATTTCGGATTGGCGTGTATTATCAGTCTGGTAATTACGGGACTTGCGTATACGAAGGGCGGTTGGGAGCTGGCTGCGGAAGCGAATGCGTGGCCTGGGGGAATCCTGCTCATTCTCGCGGCAATCCTATCCGGGGTGCTTATAAGCGGGGACCGTTCGCGAGCCAACTTTCACTCCAGCTCGAGGGAAGAGGTGCGCGCCCGCACTCGATGGTCCGGGATCGCTTTCGTATGCTCGATTCCGTTTTTGGTGGTCACCGTTGTCTATTTCATAACAAAATAG
- a CDS encoding sensor histidine kinase → MINKLVTLFHIRKSIRGAILWRFVLSLLLTVLIMILFNHIKNHYPIAPYLAVFDIFIFAGLFTALFFYFTRPIVQYVMKLAEGLHVISRGDLTYRVPAEREDELGRVADSINAMAEALMLQQANERQQEQAKMALITGISHDLRTPLTSIIGYLDLLTSKSYQDTEEQERFIHNTYKKAIHLKYLIDDLFEYTRLISTDVKLQKEQIDLRELLEQMLVEFEPIAHEYGVRMHWRLGAATALVQVDSEKIIRALDNLLLNALKFSIKPGDIHVSFQSGNGRLSVAIENEGKPITAEQEKHLFERFYKADDSRTANEIQSGSGLGLSIAKNIVELHGGTISLRHEHGHFTFTVRLPEK, encoded by the coding sequence TTGATAAATAAACTCGTGACTCTCTTCCATATCCGCAAAAGTATCCGGGGCGCGATATTGTGGCGGTTCGTGCTCAGCTTATTGTTGACCGTGCTGATTATGATTTTATTTAACCACATTAAGAATCATTACCCGATCGCGCCGTATCTTGCCGTGTTTGACATCTTTATATTTGCCGGCCTCTTCACGGCGCTGTTTTTCTACTTCACCCGGCCGATTGTTCAATATGTGATGAAGCTGGCCGAGGGGCTCCATGTCATCTCTCGGGGCGATCTGACTTACCGGGTGCCCGCGGAGCGCGAGGATGAGCTGGGCAGAGTAGCGGACAGCATTAATGCGATGGCGGAGGCCCTTATGCTGCAGCAAGCCAATGAACGCCAGCAGGAGCAAGCGAAGATGGCGCTGATTACGGGAATTTCCCATGATCTGCGGACGCCGCTTACGAGCATTATCGGGTACCTGGATCTGCTGACGAGCAAATCGTATCAAGACACGGAGGAGCAGGAGCGGTTCATTCACAATACGTACAAGAAGGCCATTCACCTGAAATATTTAATCGACGATTTGTTCGAGTATACGCGCCTGATTTCAACCGATGTGAAGCTCCAGAAGGAACAGATCGATTTGCGCGAGCTGCTGGAACAGATGCTCGTGGAATTCGAGCCGATTGCCCACGAGTATGGGGTGCGAATGCATTGGCGGCTCGGAGCGGCCACTGCCCTGGTTCAGGTGGACAGCGAGAAGATCATCCGGGCCCTCGACAATCTGCTGCTGAACGCCTTGAAATTTTCGATCAAGCCGGGCGATATCCATGTTTCGTTCCAATCCGGGAACGGCCGCTTGAGCGTAGCCATCGAGAACGAAGGGAAGCCGATTACCGCGGAGCAGGAGAAGCATCTGTTTGAACGTTTCTACAAGGCGGATGATTCCCGGACGGCGAATGAGATTCAATCGGGCTCGGGTCTGGGGCTGTCCATCGCGAAAAACATCGTCGAGCTGCATGGGGGAACGATTTCGCTTCGGCATGAGCATGGGCACTTTACCTTCACGGTGCGGCTGCCGGAGAAGTAG
- a CDS encoding helix-turn-helix transcriptional regulator has product MRADRLLSIVLLLQTHGKLTSKELARRLEVSERTIMRDMDALSAAGIPVYADRGSNGGWMLAEGYRTTLTGMKATELVSLLLIPSSLLDDLGLREEGDSALRKLLASTSAEQRRDADIARERLHIDGAGWHESTTDSSPFLPLLQEAVWEERAVRVEYEREDGVVTRTLHPLGLVAKRNVWYVVAETADAALRTYRLSRLKHAELLKETFARPARFDLASYWAQSTAQFTASLPRYPARIRVRDDILARLSQDRYVRVGPIRAAGGGWSEAKVEFHTLESAAETILRFGPRMEAIEPAELRAAVIAEAKALLAQYGEKQA; this is encoded by the coding sequence ATGCGGGCGGATCGGCTGTTATCCATCGTGCTGCTGCTGCAGACTCACGGCAAATTGACATCCAAGGAGCTGGCCCGGCGGCTGGAGGTATCCGAGCGGACGATTATGCGCGACATGGATGCCCTCAGCGCCGCAGGCATTCCGGTGTACGCGGATCGCGGATCGAATGGCGGCTGGATGCTGGCGGAAGGATACCGCACGACATTAACGGGGATGAAGGCGACGGAGCTTGTGTCGCTGCTGCTGATCCCCTCCTCCCTGCTCGATGATCTCGGCCTGCGGGAAGAGGGTGACAGCGCCCTGCGGAAGCTGCTTGCCTCCACGTCCGCCGAGCAGCGGCGGGATGCGGACATTGCCCGGGAGCGCCTCCATATCGACGGGGCCGGTTGGCATGAGTCGACGACGGACTCGTCGCCCTTTCTGCCTCTGCTGCAGGAAGCTGTATGGGAAGAGCGGGCGGTTCGCGTGGAATATGAGCGCGAGGATGGCGTCGTGACCCGGACGCTTCACCCGCTCGGGCTCGTGGCGAAGCGCAATGTGTGGTATGTCGTCGCCGAGACCGCCGACGCCGCGCTGCGCACGTACCGCTTGTCGCGGCTGAAGCATGCCGAGCTGCTGAAGGAGACCTTCGCGCGCCCCGCCCGCTTCGACCTCGCGTCCTACTGGGCGCAATCGACGGCCCAGTTCACCGCGAGCCTGCCGCGTTACCCGGCGCGCATTCGGGTGCGCGATGACATCCTGGCGCGCTTGTCCCAGGACCGGTACGTGCGGGTTGGCCCGATCCGGGCGGCAGGCGGCGGATGGTCCGAGGCCAAGGTCGAATTCCATACGCTGGAATCCGCCGCCGAGACGATTCTCCGCTTCGGTCCGCGGATGGAGGCGATTGAGCCGGCCGAGTTGCGCGCCGCGGTCATTGCGGAAGCGAAGGCGCTGCTGGCGCAATACGGCGAGAAGCAGGCCTAA